TTCCTGCGGTATTATGGCTGCGATATTCCGGGATTGCCGGAAATTTTGGGCCGCCGTTATTCCATGCATGCGCTGCAGGCTTTTGAGCCGGAACGGTTCGCCGCTGAGCTGCGCAACGAGAGCCGTTTGGCGGTGAAAAATGTACGGCCGCTGTACGCTTATCCGCTTAAAAATTACCTTCATGAAAGATCGATACCGATATCGGTGGCGGATGCTTTCTGCAAGGAAGTTTCCTACGAGGTGGCCGGGCGTTCCTGCTATGGTATCGGCTTTCAGAATGATGCCGGGGGCTGGGAGATCCGCAACAAAAATTTCAAGCGGAGTTCATCGCCGAAAGATATTACCTGCCTGGTTCATGGCGCGGCTGCGGCGCATGTTTTCGAGGGCTTTATGGACTTTCTTTCCTGGCGCACGTTGCACCCTTATACCGACCCTTGTTCGGCGGATGTGCTGGTGTTGAACGGGGCGGGTTTGTTTGAACGGGCGCTGCCTTTTCTGGAGCGGCACGAGCGGGTCCATTTATGGCTCGACCGGGATGTGACGGGATTGGCTTATCGGGATTATGCTTTGTCGCTGGGTTCCCGTTACGTGGATGAAAGCGGACTATATGAGCGGTTCAAGGATTTGAACGAATGGTTACAGCATAAGGGCGAAACGCCGAAAGTCAGGCAAAAAGTCGGTTTGCACGTTTAGGCGTTTTGCTGGTTTGTTGTCTTTTGTGATTTTTCCCTCACCGGGAGACGTTTGAGCACGCCAATTTGCGTGCGGCCAGATGTACAGTTGTTTAACAACAACTGACCTGGGCGCCCTATCCTCGGAACTCGGGGGCCGGTTGAAGACCTGTATTTGATGGCTGTATTTGGTGTTCGGAATAATGATGGAGATGTAGTGATGGAAGCGAATGAGACTGCTAAAGGAAAAGGGCGCACGCGGATCATCGGGCTGCGGCTGACATCCGATGAATACGGGGAGCTGGAAAAAAGCTGGAAGAACAGCACGGTGAAAAAGCTCTCGGAGTTCGTGCGGGGGGCATTGTTTGGCAGGAAGATCACGGTCTATTCGCGGAACAAATCTTTGGATGAACTGGTCGCTGAACTGGTACTGTTAAGGCGGGAACTGCATGCTATCGGGGTGAATTTTAACCAGGCGGTGCACCGGTTGAACAGGTCGGATCATTCGCCGCAGATGCAGGTTTGGGTGGAGCGTTTCGGACGCGACCGGGATGCTTATTTTGCCCTGTTCGAAGAGGTGAAATTGAAGATCAATTCGGTGAGCGAGCAATGGTTGCAGTAGTGCATACGCATAAGAGTTTGAGGGATTGTTTGAACTACAACGAGAACAAGGTGAAGGCGGGTATGGCGACTTGTCTGGACGCCGGTTTTTATCCGATGGATGCGGCGGATATGAACTTTCACCAGAAGCTTCGCCGGCTGGAACTACTGACGGAATTAAACCAGCGCACAAAGGTGAATACGCTGCATGTTTCGCTGAACTTTCATCCTTCAGAGAAACTATCAGATGAACAGCTAAAAGAAATCGCGGAATTGTTTATGGACAAGATCGGGTTTGGCGGACAGCCTTATTTATTATACCAGCATTTCGATGCGGGGCACCCGCATATTCATCTTTTATCGACGAATATTCAGGCGGATGGCAAAGCGATCAATATGCATAATATCGGAAAAGACAAAGCCCGGCCGGCTTGCGTGGAATTGGAAAAAGAATATGGTCTGGTGGTAGCGACCGATCAGGAAAAAAAATTGGGCGAAAAATTTAAACCCATCAATGTTTCGCGCGCGCTTTACGGCCGGATGGAAACGAAAAAAGCAATGAATACGATCATCCATGTCGTGACGGACAGTTATCGTTTTTCGTCGCTGGCGCAGTTGAACGCGGTGCTGGGTTTGTACAATATTGTGGCGGACACGGGCGCCGAGGGTTCGCGGGTGAACAGGCACAAAGGGTTGGTATTTCGTATGCTGGACGGGGATGGTAATAAGGTTGGCGTGCCGATCAAGGCGAGCGATTTTGCCAGTAAGCCGATCTTAAAAAATTTGCAGGAAAAATTCACAAGGAATGAAGCTTTAAAGGCGGGCAAAAACAAGCGGGTGGCTTATGAAGTGAACATGGCTTTTGTACGAGGGGCAAAGCGCCTGTCCGATTTGCAAATGGCCTTGCGGGAAAAGGGTATTGACCTTTTGGTGCGGCAAAATGCGGATGGTGTGGTGTATGGGCTGACCTTTGTGGATCATGAGAGAAAAGTGGTGTTCAATGGCAGTGAGCTGGGCAAGGCGTTCAGCGCAAAGGCTATACTGGACCGCTGCACCAACAGGGGGGCGGACGAGGGGAAAAAACAAAACGTACAAAGGCAAAAACGGGTGGTGCAGGCGGGTCAGGCAAACGGCGGTGAAGGCCGTGAATTTGTTCCGGAATTTTTGGGTGGTGACGTGTTGAAAGGTGGTTTGTCGCGATTCGCGGAGGAGCTGCTGGTGGACGGTGAGCAAACGGCGGGCATGGATGCTGAACTCCGGCGGAGGAGACGCAAAAAGAAGAAACGGGTGCGGATCGCGCCGGGTTGATGGCAAGATGTTTTTTGGGGTGAATGATGGACCGTTTTCGGCAATTGAGGGATGGCGGGCGCTGGCTGTCCGCTGTGGCGAGTGACAGGAGTTGAGTGTGGATGATTAAAAAGTTTTCCCGTTGCCTGTGTTGAGCGCAGTCGAAGCAAGGGAGATTGAGAGGGGGCTGTTTTATGCAAACCGGAGAGAATGATCAGGCGATGCGCAAGATCTTGGATATGACGAGGCTGATCAGTATCGTGTTGTTGTTGCTGCATTTTTATGTGGTGTGTTACGGCGCCTTTGTTGACTGGCATTTGGTCTCGGGTATTTCGGATAGGCTCCTGGGAAATATTGTTAAGACCGGGTTGCTGAGCAGCTTTCTGCAACCGAAGCTAATGGCGCTGGCTTTCCTGGTCATTGCGCTGACCGGGGTGCGCGGGAAGAAGGATGAAAAGCAGACGGTCAGGGTGGCTTTGCTTTACCTCGTTGTAGGTGTCTTTTTTTTCCTTGCCAGCTACTTTTTACTGTTGGTTCCGGCGAAAGATACGGTTGTGGCACTGCTTTATATGGGCACCACGGGCCTGGGCTTTTTGCTTATCCTGAGCGGCGGGACGATGCTGTCGCGCATTATCCGGGACAGGCTGCAGGGCGATATTTTCAACCGCGACCAGGAGACTTTCCCGCAGGAGGAACGGCTGCTGGAAAACGAATTCTCGGTGAACCTGCCGGCAAAATATATCCTGAAGCGCAGGGAACGGCCTTCCTGGATCAATTTCATCAATTTGTTCCGGGCATTGCTGGTGCTGGGTTCGCCGGGCTCGGGCAAGAGTTATTTCGTGATCCGGCATGTGATCACCCAGCATATCCGCAAGGGTTTTGCGATGTTCGTCTACGACTTCAAAATGCCGGATCTGGCGGTCATTGCGTACAATACCTGGCTGACGTATAAGCACAGGTATAAAGTCGTACCGGCGTTCTTTTCCATCAATTTCGATGACTTGGCGCGGTCGAACCGCTGCAACCCGCTGGATCCTTCGGGGATGCTGGATTTGACGGATGCGGTGGAATCGGCGCGGACGATCCTGCTGGGTCTGAACCGGGAGTGGATCAGGCGGCAGGGCGACTTCTTTGTGGAATCGCCGATCAACTTCCTGACAGCGATCATCTGGTATTTGAGGCGTTATAAAGACGGGGAGTTCTGCACGCTGCCGCATGTGATCGAACTGATGCAGGTGGATTATGACAGCCTGTTCACGGTGCTGAGCACGCAAAAGGAGATCGATGTGCTGATCAATCCCTTTATCAGCGCTTATAAGCGCGATGCGGTGGAGCAACTGGAGGGCCAGATCGCTTCGGCCAAGATCACGATGGCGCGGATCGCTTCGCCGCAATTGTACTACGTGCTGTCGGGCAATGAGTTCACGCTGGATATCAATAACCCGGATGCGCCGAAGATCGTTTGCATGGGGAACAACCCGCAGAAGATACAGATCTACGGTGCCGTGTTGTCGCTGTTCACCAACCGCCTGCTGAAGATCATTAACCAGAAAAACAAGCTCAAATGCAGCCTGGTATTCGATGAGTTCCCGACGCTGACGACGGACATCATCCCGACGATCGCAACGGGCCGGTCTAACCTGATCGCCACCACGCTCGGCATCCAGGATGCCAGCCAGCTGCGCAAGGACTACGGGCGCGAGCAGGCGGACGTGATCATGAACATCGTGGGCAATATGGCGGTGGGTCAGGTGTCGGGGGATACGGCCAAGTTCGTTTCGGAAAAGATCGGGCGCATCATGCAGGACCGGGAGAGCCTGTCCATCAATAGCAACGATACTTCGGTCAGCCGGTCGAAGCAGCTGGAGGCGGCGGTGCCGGCCTCGCGCATTTCGGCTCTCAGCTCAGGCGAGTTTGTGGGGATGGTAGCCGATAACCCGGACTGTAAGATCGAATTAAAAGCCTTCCACTGTGAGATCGTAAACGATCATGCAGCGCTGAAAAAAGAGATCGACGGGTATGTGCCGTTGCCGGAGGTAAGGAAGATCAGCCCGGCTATTGTCGAACGGAATTATCTGCAGATCAGGCAGGATATCCGGGATATGATTGAGCTGGAGATGGAGCGGTTACTGAGTGATCCGGCGCTGGTGCATTTGGTGATAAAGAAATCCTAGGTGGTTAAACACTTGGCCCGGATAGACTTAGTCGGCATCGTCCGAACAACGCTCAGCAAACTAAATAAAACCTCTAAAAAGTCACGGTAATAGTTTTAATAGATAATGCCGCGCGATTGTTCGTTAAACGGACCTGTTGAAAATAAACAGGGCTTCAATAAGCCTAATGCTTACCTTGACGGCGACCTCACTCTTAATCTGGCCTTATAACATCAATACTCCCGCCTCAGTAAAGGCATATGGTACCTGCTTTACGGACTGAACAGCCGCAGGCCCAATTTGTCTTTTTAACTCCTCCCATTCTGCTGCTGCAAGCAAAAAAATAAAATCCGGGGGGAAACGTTTGGGATTTTTGGCAACTGCACGCCGGATATGTTTGGTATCTACTTCAACATGTCGGCAATATCGAAATCAAGCATCATACGTTGTCCGCGGATGAAGTAGGTTTTTTCTGCTGCAATGGATGCAATAGCTTTTTGCTCATTCATGGGATCAGACAGGTTAAATTTTGATACTTAACTGCAAGCGGCCCCCGAGGCCGTTTTCAATAATGTTTTTTAAGGTTGAAATCCGGACATCACGCAGGTTATTTTCTACTTTAGAGATATAGGCCTTGGTTGTACCACATTTTTCCGCAAGTTCTGTCTGGGTCATTCCTTTGGCCAAACGGGCCTCGTGGATCATTACGCCTATTTTGAATTCTTCGTAGCCTGCTTCAAACTCGTCGCGTGCTGCCGTTCCCTTAACACCATACTCCCGGTCTATCAGTTCGTCAAGGGAGGTCAGTTCTTTATTTTGCTTTTTCATATTCCTTTTTGATTTTTAAAGCACGCACAATGTCTTTTATAGGTGTTTTTGGAGTCTTTTTTTGAAATCCGTTCACTGCAATAATCAACTGTCCTTCGTCAAAAAAGCAGAATATCCGGAAAATATCTCCACCGGATTGCACGCGGATCTCATATAAACCCTCAGTGCCTTCCAGGTATTTGAAATAATTTTCCGGTATCAGCCGGGTTTCTTCTATGATCTTTAGTGTCCAGACAATCTTTTCTTTGACCTTCGGTCTCTGACCCTCAAAGAAATCAAGAAAGTATCGTTTGTAAAATTTGACGGTTCTTATTTTTTCCATACAAATATAATAAAAGTAGCCTTATAAGGCTACTTGTCTTTTAATGTTTTTCTTATTTCCTGTAATAAATACCGTGTCGCTAGGTCAGCCGCAGCTTTTTCTTAAGTATGGCCATGTCTTCGCTGATCTTGGTATCAACGATCTTGGCATAATGCTGTGTCTGTTTGAGTGACTTATGCCCAAGCATTTTAGACACGGTTTCGATAGGTACACCATTGCTAAGTGTAACCGTTGTGGCAAAAGTGTGGCGGGCGATATGAAAGGTCAGGTTCTTGTTAACCTTGCTTTGGTCGGCGATCTCCTTAAGGTAGGAATTCATTTTCTGATTGGTCAGCACCGGCAATACCAATCCCTTGCTGACGCATTTCGGATGGTCTTCGTACCTGGCCATGATCTCTAATGCCCCCGGAAGCAGCGGCAGGCGGGTGGCTGAGTCGGTTTTCTGGCGCCTGGTGATGATCCATTTGCTGTTGTCTACACCGTCAATAATCTCGGAACGGCGCAGGTTATAGACATCGATATAGGCCAGCCCAGTGTAACAGCTAAACAGGAAAATGTCCCTGACGTTGTTCAACCGCTCATTTTCGAAGTCTTTTTTTGCGATGCGCTTTAATTCATCTCTGGTTAACGCCACCCTGTCAACTTCTTTGCGGTTCATTTTGAAATTGGCAAAAGGGTCCCTGAGTAACCAGCCTTTTTTGATACAGTCTAAAACGATCTTTTTTAGATTGCCAATGTATTTAACAGCGGCATTGTGGCCGCACTTTCTCTCTGTCTTCAGCCAGAAGGTAAATTGGGTTACAAATTCGTAGTTAAGATCGGCTAAAGACAGGTCATCTTTTCCGTACTGCCATTTGATAAATGCGGCGGTATGGTCGCGCGCGGTTTTGTAGCGCGTTAAGGTTGAAGGAGCGAATTCTGCACCAACCAGGGCTTTCATTTGTGCGTTGTGTTCGTCAAATACCGCGACGATCTTACGCGATTCGTCACCCTGTCCAGTCAATAAGTTTTTTAAAGCATCTGCGGTAATCGGTTTACCTGATTCTATAAGATGTTGCTTGGCTTTGTAGACCTCGCTGCATAATACATCGAGGTAGGTATTGAGTGCCCTGGCATCTTCTTTGTTGCCGGTCGCGCGGCCGGCAGATTGGCTCCAGCGCTCCTGGGGCCAGATCCTTTTAGTGGATAATTCTTTTGCGGAACCGTCTACTGTGATGCGTAAATACACGGTCCGAAGGTTCTGGTCTCGCTGACTTTTTGAACTTTTCAAAAAAAACAGTAATCCAAAGCTTTTTTCTAACATGACGAAATAATTTAAAGATTAAACAAATTTCGAAATGCAGGCGTCGGCAATCAAGATGTTCATCACATGAACTGGCTGGATGTCAATTAATTAACCGATATTTCGTGCGTCATTTTCTTTAAAAAATGGTGACGCACTGATGTTGGCGTTAAAATTGACAATTTTGGCGATTTTGGGGTATCCCTTAAAAGCCAAAAACCCCTTAATTTTGAAAATTAAGGGGTTTTTACAATTTTGAAAATGTGCTTGGCGGAATGGACGGGACTCGAACCCGCGACCCCATGCGTGACAGGCATGTATTCTAACCAGCTGAACTACCACTCCGTTGGGGCTGCAAATATAGTCAGCATTTTTTATTCCACAAGGATTTTTTTAAACTTCTTAAATACAGACCTCGGAGACTTGAAATCCGCGAATGTAACTACCTCATTGCAAATTCTTTATTGTCGGCCTCTACCATTTTTTTAAATATATTATTGAATTCAGCAGATTTTTCAGCAGGTATAAAATCCTTTTTTAGCTTAAATGTGCGGGTTAATATCAGTTTATTCCCGATCATCTTTGATACAATACTGTAGTCTAAGATATCGTTGCTTATTTTAATGGGTATAAGGCCTTCAATTATTTTCTTCCCGGCAGGTACCGTTACGGTTATGGTTTCCGTCTCGTTATCCATTTCATACATCTGGCTCAGGTCAAGACCGGTTGCACGCGGCAGGATGATCTGGATATCAGAAGGAGTGAATTTATCTGACCATGGCAATGAAAATACAGACATCCCTGCAATCACTTTAGTAATATTTTTTAGTTGATAATCCAGTTTCATATATACCGTATCGCCGCTGTTCTTCGCCATATTGCTGAAGCTAAGTCCGGTAATCTCATTATCCGGGTATTCCACTGCTATAGCCTCCTTTATTTTTTTGACCTGATCTTTTGATGATAATTCATTGTATGCTTCTCTTATACCGCCCGCCAGTGACGCCGTTTTATAAGTGTTTTCATTTATTAAAAAATCTCTGTCTTTCAAGATGATGCTGACGGAGCGATGAATATTGTTTTGTTTTCTGGTAGCTGGGTTCAGATATTTAATCGTATTTGTTGTATTATCATCGCCAATATCCAATAAGGCTGAGTTCAATTCTGTTGTGTAAATACAGCGGAATGGTAAATATTGCGACGTCAGCTCGATATAGTAGTCCCGGGCGTTAAGCTCCACTTTTGCAATACAATGGTTAAAATCGATAGCAGGAACGACCATTTTATTTAAACCGTTGTCCCGCGTTTTTACCAACACCAGTTGGGCCTTTATACCAGCCTCCTTACACATCGTAACAAAAAGAGTGGATACATCTTTGCAATCCCCAATTCGGGTATTAATAACGTCGGCCGGGTTTTGGGGTATCCACCCGCTTTGCCTGAAGGATACTGAGCTATAGCTGATATTATTTGTAATATAATCATAAATTTTTTCAACTTTTTGCATGTCCGTCAGGTTTGCCTTTCCATCAAACATATCACGTACCACCTCGGTAACCTCATAATTCTTACGCGCTTTGGCAGATGCCAGATCGTTATACCAGTCAGAAACGAATTTCCAGTCGGGGATCGAAGTGAGGTAAAGAATATTAGCAACATCGTCAAGTGCAGGCATCTTATCTTCGTACTCTAACGATTTGGATTTGCTGTCTTTCCAAACATACATATCAAACTCATCCGCACTCGTTTTTTGTGGTTCTATGACTTGCCTGGAAAATTTATAGCTGAATTTTTTATTCTTACTGATCAGCAATGAGTATTTTGAATTTACGCATGGGTATCCCATCGTAAAATAGAAGGTATCCCAAAAATGACTGGCAAGCCTCCCCTTGAAATAATTTTCCGTTTTATACCGGATATTCACTACGTCACCCACTTCAAGATTCGTAAAAACCAAAGATCCGTCATTGCGCTCCGCGGGAATTTTATTACCATTTGCCTTTATTACTTCAGCAGTTTCAACAGTAAGATCCTGCCCGTTATCCGTGTCAATATCATACTGTTTCCAGCTTTCTATACCTTTTTGGGTAAGTATCTTTGCAACAAGGAAGTTTTTATCCTCAGACCCTCCATTTTCATAAACAATTCTTTGGGTTTCTTTGTCCAGCATAACAAAGTTATCGTCAGGGTAATCCGTTGCCGCTGGAGCGTTTTTGATAATCGCATCTATATCAGGTTCTTCAAAATAGCTGTATACGTCTTTTTTATTCTGCAGCTTCCTTAATGACTTGATCGACTCGTAGTTACTGGGATCTAATTCGAGGCTTTTCTGATAATATTGTATGGATTTATCTTTTTGATTGTTAGCTTCATATATCTTGCCGAGCGACGTGTAGTAACTGGCACGCGTTGGGGCAATGCGGATACAATCGAGGTAACTATCCGCGGCTTTGTCATACATTTGCAGCTTATAGTATTGTTCTGCCAAATCCTCATATATAGCAACACCAATAGGATCGTTATAAATCTCGTCCTGGTAAACCTTCAGCCCGGCCGTCGAATTTCCTGCTGTGAAATAAGTCCCTGCCAATAGTTTAGCGTAAGTGTAATTATCGTTATTGTCGACATATTTTTTAAGGACTTCAAGGGCGGCTGCGGTGTTTTTTCTCAAATTGGTTTCAATCAGGTATTTGATATATACGAAACTCTGATTGTCAGGGAATTTATTGTAAGCCTCTTCGGTCGCCTTGATTAACTCATCCTGGTTTTTATTGTAACCGGCAAGGTTCATCTTTGCCAGATATATAAACTCCCGCTGAAATGGGTAATTAACTTCCAGTTTGTCGATCACCGAGGCGGCTTTATCATAGTTTTTTTGTTCTAACAGTTCCTGGTATTTCAGTGTCAGTGATAAGCTGCTTTCCGGGTCTGCCATCTTGATCCTCTCTTTAACAGTTTCTGCTCCCGT
Above is a window of Mucilaginibacter ginsenosidivorans DNA encoding:
- a CDS encoding DUF3857 domain-containing protein, which codes for MITFLNLKKTFFLSILILAGSAVSAQDIMSKAWDAFFENRRADAKELFMQAAKQPGATGNALLGLSILSHGDGPALQSFNYFKQFYAQSKNPQPYVYALWNTPSINETFGKKTPEQLAFLRELATNKNYDGTIAAIAYSMLGKHYETSKKTEQANKEYANIGSVDSWAISGEFENISSSGFDKSYETLNHPEDTSAFKNKKGVKVAWHSVPYLRHDKWFDFTYYANAYNSIMFAQTFVKSDTETEVQLRIGVSGSLKVWVNDQQIISEPEERNNDLDTYIQSMKLHKGYNRILVQIGESYAERSNFLLRITDEKGDVVPNLMSTYKAQPYTRETNYTSHKIEQFAVAYFDQQIKKDANDNLSKLLLTQIYLREDKTFEARRLIEPLLKKYPNSTYLNSLLLEVFSKTNNRTGAETVKERIKMADPESSLSLTLKYQELLEQKNYDKAASVIDKLEVNYPFQREFIYLAKMNLAGYNKNQDELIKATEEAYNKFPDNQSFVYIKYLIETNLRKNTAAALEVLKKYVDNNDNYTYAKLLAGTYFTAGNSTAGLKVYQDEIYNDPIGVAIYEDLAEQYYKLQMYDKAADSYLDCIRIAPTRASYYTSLGKIYEANNQKDKSIQYYQKSLELDPSNYESIKSLRKLQNKKDVYSYFEEPDIDAIIKNAPAATDYPDDNFVMLDKETQRIVYENGGSEDKNFLVAKILTQKGIESWKQYDIDTDNGQDLTVETAEVIKANGNKIPAERNDGSLVFTNLEVGDVVNIRYKTENYFKGRLASHFWDTFYFTMGYPCVNSKYSLLISKNKKFSYKFSRQVIEPQKTSADEFDMYVWKDSKSKSLEYEDKMPALDDVANILYLTSIPDWKFVSDWYNDLASAKARKNYEVTEVVRDMFDGKANLTDMQKVEKIYDYITNNISYSSVSFRQSGWIPQNPADVINTRIGDCKDVSTLFVTMCKEAGIKAQLVLVKTRDNGLNKMVVPAIDFNHCIAKVELNARDYYIELTSQYLPFRCIYTTELNSALLDIGDDNTTNTIKYLNPATRKQNNIHRSVSIILKDRDFLINENTYKTASLAGGIREAYNELSSKDQVKKIKEAIAVEYPDNEITGLSFSNMAKNSGDTVYMKLDYQLKNITKVIAGMSVFSLPWSDKFTPSDIQIILPRATGLDLSQMYEMDNETETITVTVPAGKKIIEGLIPIKISNDILDYSIVSKMIGNKLILTRTFKLKKDFIPAEKSAEFNNIFKKMVEADNKEFAMR
- a CDS encoding ORF6N domain-containing protein is translated as MNEQKAIASIAAEKTYFIRGQRMMLDFDIADMLK
- a CDS encoding toprim domain-containing protein; the encoded protein is MDIGAEYFSLSKLREIDLTCFLELEGFDPVARRKQDTDWWYLSPLREEKTASFHVDRLTNEWYDFGLGAGGNPLDFFLRYYGCDIPGLPEILGRRYSMHALQAFEPERFAAELRNESRLAVKNVRPLYAYPLKNYLHERSIPISVADAFCKEVSYEVAGRSCYGIGFQNDAGGWEIRNKNFKRSSSPKDITCLVHGAAAAHVFEGFMDFLSWRTLHPYTDPCSADVLVLNGAGLFERALPFLERHERVHLWLDRDVTGLAYRDYALSLGSRYVDESGLYERFKDLNEWLQHKGETPKVRQKVGLHV
- a CDS encoding relaxase/mobilization nuclease domain-containing protein; protein product: MVAVVHTHKSLRDCLNYNENKVKAGMATCLDAGFYPMDAADMNFHQKLRRLELLTELNQRTKVNTLHVSLNFHPSEKLSDEQLKEIAELFMDKIGFGGQPYLLYQHFDAGHPHIHLLSTNIQADGKAINMHNIGKDKARPACVELEKEYGLVVATDQEKKLGEKFKPINVSRALYGRMETKKAMNTIIHVVTDSYRFSSLAQLNAVLGLYNIVADTGAEGSRVNRHKGLVFRMLDGDGNKVGVPIKASDFASKPILKNLQEKFTRNEALKAGKNKRVAYEVNMAFVRGAKRLSDLQMALREKGIDLLVRQNADGVVYGLTFVDHERKVVFNGSELGKAFSAKAILDRCTNRGADEGKKQNVQRQKRVVQAGQANGGEGREFVPEFLGGDVLKGGLSRFAEELLVDGEQTAGMDAELRRRRRKKKKRVRIAPG
- the mobC gene encoding conjugal transfer protein MobC; this translates as MQTGENDQAMRKILDMTRLISIVLLLLHFYVVCYGAFVDWHLVSGISDRLLGNIVKTGLLSSFLQPKLMALAFLVIALTGVRGKKDEKQTVRVALLYLVVGVFFFLASYFLLLVPAKDTVVALLYMGTTGLGFLLILSGGTMLSRIIRDRLQGDIFNRDQETFPQEERLLENEFSVNLPAKYILKRRERPSWINFINLFRALLVLGSPGSGKSYFVIRHVITQHIRKGFAMFVYDFKMPDLAVIAYNTWLTYKHRYKVVPAFFSINFDDLARSNRCNPLDPSGMLDLTDAVESARTILLGLNREWIRRQGDFFVESPINFLTAIIWYLRRYKDGEFCTLPHVIELMQVDYDSLFTVLSTQKEIDVLINPFISAYKRDAVEQLEGQIASAKITMARIASPQLYYVLSGNEFTLDINNPDAPKIVCMGNNPQKIQIYGAVLSLFTNRLLKIINQKNKLKCSLVFDEFPTLTTDIIPTIATGRSNLIATTLGIQDASQLRKDYGREQADVIMNIVGNMAVGQVSGDTAKFVSEKIGRIMQDRESLSINSNDTSVSRSKQLEAAVPASRISALSSGEFVGMVADNPDCKIELKAFHCEIVNDHAALKKEIDGYVPLPEVRKISPAIVERNYLQIRQDIRDMIELEMERLLSDPALVHLVIKKS
- a CDS encoding ORF6N domain-containing protein, which translates into the protein MRRAVAKNPKRFPPDFIFLLAAAEWEELKRQIGPAAVQSVKQVPYAFTEAGVLML
- a CDS encoding plasmid mobilization protein, coding for MAVFGVRNNDGDVVMEANETAKGKGRTRIIGLRLTSDEYGELEKSWKNSTVKKLSEFVRGALFGRKITVYSRNKSLDELVAELVLLRRELHAIGVNFNQAVHRLNRSDHSPQMQVWVERFGRDRDAYFALFEEVKLKINSVSEQWLQ
- a CDS encoding site-specific integrase — translated: MLEKSFGLLFFLKSSKSQRDQNLRTVYLRITVDGSAKELSTKRIWPQERWSQSAGRATGNKEDARALNTYLDVLCSEVYKAKQHLIESGKPITADALKNLLTGQGDESRKIVAVFDEHNAQMKALVGAEFAPSTLTRYKTARDHTAAFIKWQYGKDDLSLADLNYEFVTQFTFWLKTERKCGHNAAVKYIGNLKKIVLDCIKKGWLLRDPFANFKMNRKEVDRVALTRDELKRIAKKDFENERLNNVRDIFLFSCYTGLAYIDVYNLRRSEIIDGVDNSKWIITRRQKTDSATRLPLLPGALEIMARYEDHPKCVSKGLVLPVLTNQKMNSYLKEIADQSKVNKNLTFHIARHTFATTVTLSNGVPIETVSKMLGHKSLKQTQHYAKIVDTKISEDMAILKKKLRLT
- a CDS encoding type II toxin-antitoxin system RelE/ParE family toxin, translating into MEKIRTVKFYKRYFLDFFEGQRPKVKEKIVWTLKIIEETRLIPENYFKYLEGTEGLYEIRVQSGGDIFRIFCFFDEGQLIIAVNGFQKKTPKTPIKDIVRALKIKKEYEKAK
- a CDS encoding helix-turn-helix domain-containing protein, which produces MKKQNKELTSLDELIDREYGVKGTAARDEFEAGYEEFKIGVMIHEARLAKGMTQTELAEKCGTTKAYISKVENNLRDVRISTLKNIIENGLGGRLQLSIKI